A single Phragmites australis chromosome 4, lpPhrAust1.1, whole genome shotgun sequence DNA region contains:
- the LOC133916527 gene encoding 26.7 kDa heat shock protein, chloroplastic-like: MAAAAAPFATVSRLSPAARLPIRAWRAARPTPGFASSGRARSLAASAGLENRDNTAVDVHVNQTGGNRQQGQGNAVQRRTRRAAPLDISSFGLVDPMSPMRTMRQMLDTVDRLFDDAAGFPTARRSASATSEVRLPWDIMEDEKEVKMRFDMPGLARDEVKVMVEEDTLVIRGEHKKEGEGADGSGDGWWKERSVSAYDMRVALPEECDKSKVRAELKNGVLLVTVPKTEVERKVIDVQVQ, from the exons ATGGCTGCAGCGGCCGCCCCCTTCGCTACTGTCAGCCGCCTGTCCCCGGCCGCGCGCCTCCCGATCCGCGCCTGGAGGGCGGCGAGGCCGACGCCCGGGTTCGCGTCGTCCGGGAGAGCCCGCTCGCTCGCCGCTTCCGCGGGGCTGGAGAACAGGGACAACACCGCCGTCGACGTCCATGTCAACCAGACCGGCGGCAACCGTCAGCAGGGCCAGGGAAATGCCGTCCAGCGCCGCACGCGTCGTGCTGCCCCACTCGACATTTCCTCGTTCG GGCTGGTTGATCCGATGTCACCGATGCGGACGATGCGGCAGATGCTGGACACGGTGGACCGGTTGTTCGACGACGCCGCGGGGTTTCCAACGGCGCGCAGGTCGGCGTCGGCGACTAGCGAGGTGCGGCTACCGTGGGACATCATGGAGGACGAGAAGGAGGTGAAGATGCGGTTCGACATGCCGGGGCTGGCACGGGACGAGGTGAAGGTGATGGTGGAGGAAGACACGCTGGTCATCCGCGGGGAGCACAAGAAGGAGGGCGAGGGCGCGGACGGCAGCGGCGACGGGTGGTGGAAGGAGCGCAGCGTAAGTGCCTACGACATGCGGGTGGCGCTGCCGGAGGAGTGCGACAAGAGCAAGGTGCGCGCCGAGCTCAAGAACGGCGTGCTCCTCGTCACCGTGCCCAAGACCGAGGTGGAGCGCAAGGTCATCGACGTGCAGGTCCAGTAG